A portion of the Paenibacillus hamazuiensis genome contains these proteins:
- the spoVAE gene encoding stage V sporulation protein AE, producing MQFVWAFVVGGAICVIGQLMMDVGKMTPAHTMSALVVAGAIVDGLGLYDPFIRFAGAGATVPITSFGNSLVHGALAELKTDGWIGIITGIFEVTSAGISAAIIFSFLAALVARPRG from the coding sequence ATGCAGTTTGTTTGGGCTTTTGTCGTCGGCGGCGCCATTTGCGTCATCGGCCAACTGATGATGGACGTCGGAAAAATGACACCGGCGCACACGATGAGCGCTCTTGTCGTCGCTGGCGCCATCGTGGACGGGCTAGGCTTGTACGACCCGTTTATCCGGTTTGCCGGCGCCGGCGCAACCGTGCCGATCACCAGCTTCGGCAACTCGCTTGTGCACGGCGCGCTGGCGGAGCTGAAAACGGACGGATGGATCGGCATCATCACCGGCATATTCGAAGTGACGAGCGCCGGCATTTCCGCGGCGATCATCTTCTCTTTCCTCGCCGCGCTTGTCGCAAGGCCGAGAGGGTAA